In Pyrus communis chromosome 15, drPyrComm1.1, whole genome shotgun sequence, the genomic stretch ATGAAGAAACCTTGAATCATCCATGAAACTAAGAACACAAGGGTATTCTCACGGAATTTCttaagcaaaaacaaaagatgACACCGAAAAAGCAGTTTTCGGTCTGATTGCTTATTCTTCTGCTATGGGAGTCGTGTTAGTCTTTAGAAACAGAAAATCTCTTTATGATTAAAAACGTTCAACTAATCATCTGCTCTCTGTGGCTAACCTCATACTAATTATTCTGGGGGCCCTGGATGTGTTTATGAACAAGCTGACAAGAGGATTGTCTTTGCGTAGGGCACAAGTCGCAATCTAGGAGCCCAAAATTTTGGAATAAGAGGTTGTAACTTATTGGGACATCTTTTTCTTTAGCACACGTCTTTGAACTAGGAATCTGGAATGCTTAAATCCATGAGGAATAGGTGGCTTTCAATGAAAGCTGCCTTTTCTCGCAAGAAACCTCACAAAAATAGTCCAATTATTTTCCCTCATATATCTCGAATGAATCCGGTTTTGACACTCTACTTCTGGAAGAGATTGATCGTAGCTTTCGATGAACGGAGAAGAAGATCAAGCCGAACAATCTTCCGGGAGGATCCCTTTCACCGAACTCATCCAAGTGAGCGCAGATTTCATTCTTGCCCTGGCTATGCAAGAGCAAGAGCAGGCCTACACCATGCTCGAAACCATAGAAAGCGATAGTGAAGAAGACGACGCTGAAATTGATGATGCTTCTTCGTCCTCTAGTGAAAACTACGACCCAGACGTTGCTGCTTTCCTTGAAAGCCGAGAATTTGATGCTGATGATTACAGGTTTCTTGAGGACGAAGAAATTGGCACAAGCAGTAGCAGCAGTGATCAAGAAACGGATGATTTGGACGTGGATGAACTAACTTATGAGGAATTGTTAGCACTTGGAGAATTCATAGGGGAAGAAAAAAGAGGACTTCCCAGCAGTGAGATTTCTGCATGTTTGCATCCCTACACGTGGGAATTAGCGGTCGGTCAGAGCAAGACTAGCATCGATCGATGCGTGGTTTGTCAGCTCGAGTATGACGACGGTGAATCACTAGCTGCATTGCCCTGTGAACACCCTTATCATTGGGAGTGTATAAGCCAGTGGCTTCAGATTAAAAAGAGTTGCCCTATTTGCAGCACACAAGTTTGATCACCATCCTCATCGTCCAAGACCatgattttataattaattagggtttctgcATTTCATTTATTTACTGGGTTTGATTGTGAAGTGTAATTGTACAAGATTTATGTTCTCAGTTCTATGTAATTAGTTGGAATTTGGTaatgaatgaagaaataaaAGATCATAGGatttactttatatatatatatatatatatatatatacacacacacatattttgTCAACTGAAATAATTTTGTAAAAACTTTGCATATCGCATGGGGAAGGTTACGATCTATTGAGGCTGCAAGTTGCAAATAGATGATCAATTTAAGACCGCTCGACATTAGATGAGACTTGTAAGACACAATATAttagattttgtttttaataactCAAGTTCTAGAATTTATAAGTTCATCAAACAACGATCGGGACATTAGTCCAATTTACAAGGGCATGTGATGGTGGCTCATATATGCGGCTCTCTCCTGGTGCGGTCGTTTCAATAGCGAAATTTGGTTGATAATTGCAGCGATACATTCGTTGCATCCAACACGGAGttcgatttttattttttttaaggcaACTACCCTTGTGGCTGCAGTTGCTTTCTGGGTTTGCACTCTGCAGGGTAGAGGtaagggtttttattttattttatattttttcaatgGGTTTTGGGCTATGCTCAATTTTTATTGGGCTTGTTTGTTGTAACTTGTATTGGGCTTCTTCTCATTCAATCAAATCTTATGTTTTTTGGacccaaaaataaattataaaatactcATATAGCACGTGACAATGTtaggaaaactaaatttttaattaGACCATCTTTTGTAGTTCACCTAATGTGCCGGTTGATGGTTGAACTCTTTTTTTACGATTTAGGAGGGATTCTAATCATCAACTGTCAACATTATACGATCaacaaaagattttttttgttcaaaatatGATTAACAAAGgatggtttaaaaatttgttgTATCTGGCATCACCTTTTAGCAAAAAGCtatttgagaaacaagagaaagtGAGGGTGGGAATAACATGATCCGGCTGtttcagtgttttttttttttgagtgttTGCCCCCTACTTGGAATTAGCTTTGATGGTCCCTGTCCCTCGTAACTTGTTAACTTATTAACACGTGGTCGTATTGGACTTTACAATGCACAATTTTTATTGAATAATCCTAAGCTTAATcaaaatgtttattttctgtgatGAATGAATACCaaaacttcttcttctttttttttttaaatgatgaaAGATTTTACGAAAAAGTTAAACATTTGATATGTTTGATGTTGATGCTCTAGTTAGACATTGCAATGCTGATATGTTTGATGTTGATGCTCAAGTTAGACATTGCAATGCAGAGCTTTCAATGCTCCAACatagaaaagcacttaaaatgatttttttttcttcttaagttTAGTCAAGTTAAAAAATTTGACCTAACTGGACAACGTAGGGCGTGGTTCAGAGTATGCTCAACAAGGCCTCAACAAGTCCGGTCGGATGCGATCGTGAATTCGCACTTTATAAGCTTATGAAAGTTTTTTAAGTACATCAATGGTTTAGGGGTTTACTTCATGATCAACGAGTCGATGCATTGCCCATCTTTCTGTTAAGTGTTCATGAATGTCTCTTAGTCTCCGAGCTTAGTCCAACAAACATGTCAAGTCAAGGGACGATCATAAGCTCAAACCTTCATAAAACGGGTCATGAGTCCACCCTACTTATAACACTAATATTGTTTTCAAGTTAACCatatatttcataattttattacGAAAGATGTCAGTACAATTAGAAATCAAATCATTTACTACAAATTTGTAAATGACGGACATAGGATTTTTCTCATTATTCAACAAGATGTGTTTGTAAACTTTGCATTCGACTTTGGAAATTACATAGCTTGAGTATGACCCAAAGGAGAAGATCTTATCAACATTTAGGGAggtcaaaatttttaaatcaagtttgcaaatcaaatgatgtggttatagaagttttttttttttttttttttttttttttttttttttttggtaatcatGTCGTTATAGAAGATTGATTATATCTAAAGTGAGATTTGCAACCTATATGGCTCTGAGCGAGCACCTAGGCACACTAGGGGGTTGCCTAAGGTGCGCTAGCAAAACAGAAATATTAATTTCCCCAAGAGATAACAATGCCCAATTTATTTCCAACCAAAAAggaaattcaatcattttttcTACTATTTCCTCTAATTTCCAGTTTAATGATTTTCTCAAGCAAGAATTATCAAATCCTAATAATCAAAATAACCTGTAGACACGACAGCACTGACGTGTACACTTCAGCGCACTGGCTCATTGACCCACCGAACGAACTTAGATCCCTGGCAAACCCAACCCAGACCTACTTGCATACTAGTGACTACATTGCAACTCCATAATCTTTTACCACCAAGACGCACCGCACTTCCATTATAGACACGTGTCCAGCTGCGGTCAGCAAAATGCCTCAGAAACCTATCTGCTACGACTGCCCACAAAGGTTATAGCCCACTTGGATTCTGGAATCGTCCACCCCCTACCTTATGCCACGTGTCCTTCCCTTCCCATATTTTCGCCCTATATATTCGCCTGTTTCACTCGCATTTCAgctttcaagtttcaagtttcaactaTAGCTTGCTTAGCACAGAGGGCAAGTAAcgactgagagagagagagagagagagagagagagagagagagaaagagaaagagagagcaaACGACAACGTTCAAATTGAACGACACGGGTTGAAATGTCGTCCGTCGATTTCCAGCTGCCATCAAGATTCAGGTTCCACTCAACAGACGAGGAGCTCGTGAAGCACTACCTCTGTCGGAAATGTGTGTCACAGCTGATATTTGTCCCGATCATTTTCGAAATTGACCTCTACAAATACGACCCCCGGGAGCTCCTAGGTAATTATCCCCTAAATTTTAGGaatcttttccaaattttcataggtttcttttttttcttttctaaataatatttattaatttaaattttgtattgCAGGTTTGGCGTTGTACGGAGAGAAAGAGTGGTATTTCTTTTCGCCAAGGGACCGGAAGTACCCAAACGGTTCAAGGCTGAATCGGGCGGGCGAAAGCGGTTACTGGAAGGCGACCGGTGTCGATAAGCCTATTGGGCATCCGAAATCATTGGGGATTAAGACAGCTCCGGTGTTCTATGCTGGAAAAGCCCCTCGCGGCGAAAAGACCAACTGGATTATGCACGAGTACCGCCTCATCGACGTGGACCAATCGTTGCGGAAAAAGAACAGCCTCAGGGTATACACGCTACTCTCCTTCTTGTTAGATTAGGGGTTGGGGTAAAATTATGAATCTACAATTCCGTTGCATGACGACGAAGATTCAATTAACACGACTTCgttcaaatcattttttttcttttttgaacaaataatattatttatacttaatgtagttcaaaatttcaaattcacattttatGAGAATTGAATTTTAAACCTAAGCGAAGAAAAATCATATCACAAATTGTAACACGTACTTTGACGTAAATAATATTTTCCCAAATAGGCTTGGGTCCCACTTGTTCATTCCATGAATTGGCACCATATGCGGACGGTGGAGATTGAACCTGTTTTAGATCAACGGTGTGTTTAAAATTTCCAATTTTGGAAAAACAAATTGACTTTTTTTTGTGATGGTGACTGAAGCTATTAGCGATAACTAAAGGATAAGACTGACTTGATAAGGGGATTTTATTTGTGGTTaggatttattttatttttttattttcttaattagcgaatgattaattaattgaattggaTACCGATGGACGGTCTGCATTTTCACAGCTGGATGATTGGGAATATACAACAAGAATGACACTACCATGGAGAAGCAGCAGCCTcagcagcaagaagaagaacagcAAACGAGGAG encodes the following:
- the LOC137717267 gene encoding E3 ubiquitin ligase BIG BROTHER-related-like, whose amino-acid sequence is MNGEEDQAEQSSGRIPFTELIQVSADFILALAMQEQEQAYTMLETIESDSEEDDAEIDDASSSSSENYDPDVAAFLESREFDADDYRFLEDEEIGTSSSSSDQETDDLDVDELTYEELLALGEFIGEEKRGLPSSEISACLHPYTWELAVGQSKTSIDRCVVCQLEYDDGESLAALPCEHPYHWECISQWLQIKKSCPICSTQV